A region from the Aegilops tauschii subsp. strangulata cultivar AL8/78 chromosome 5, Aet v6.0, whole genome shotgun sequence genome encodes:
- the LOC109734512 gene encoding uncharacterized protein: MAQPSKEPCKKEACDIQACLSKNLFDSKKCLKVIQSLQSCCEQCEYKSTHCGSLSGLLKNISK, translated from the exons ATGGCGCAGCCCAGCAAGGAGCCGTGCAAGAAGGAGGCGTGCGACATCCAGGCCTGCCTCTCCAAGAACCTCTTCGATTCCAAGAA GTGTTTGAAAGTTATTCAGTCACTACAATCTTGTTGTGAGCAATGCGAGTACAAATCAACACATTGTGGTTCTTTGTCGGGCTTGCTCAAAAACATTTCAAAGTGA